One window of the Candidatus Zixiibacteriota bacterium genome contains the following:
- the tpx gene encoding putative thiol peroxidase (Evidence 3 : Putative function from multiple computational evidences), translated as MSERTGVVTSQGNPLTLIGNELKVGDSAPDFDVVDNDLKPFQLSSLRGKVVVISSVPSLDTPVCDTETRRFNKEAAGLGDKVKILTISMDLPFAQKRWCGAAGVNSVMTLSDYQKASFGNTYGVLIKGLHLLARVIFVIDTKGIIRYIQYVKETSHEPNYDDALAAIKKLIS; from the coding sequence ATGAGTGAAAGAACTGGCGTTGTTACTTCACAAGGGAATCCTTTGACCCTTATTGGAAATGAACTGAAAGTCGGCGACTCGGCTCCCGATTTCGACGTTGTTGACAACGATTTAAAGCCGTTTCAACTCTCTTCGTTGAGAGGAAAAGTGGTCGTCATTTCGTCCGTCCCTTCGCTGGATACCCCCGTTTGCGATACCGAAACTCGTCGTTTCAATAAGGAAGCCGCCGGATTGGGAGACAAGGTTAAAATATTGACCATCAGTATGGACCTCCCGTTTGCCCAGAAGCGCTGGTGCGGGGCCGCCGGTGTCAATAGCGTGATGACTCTGTCCGATTATCAGAAAGCCTCCTTCGGCAATACCTATGGCGTCCTGATAAAAGGTCTTCACCTTTTGGCCCGGGTTATTTTCGTTATCGATACCAAAGGCATTATTCGCTATATCCAATATGTCAAGGAAACGAGCCACGAGCCGAATTACGATGATGCTCTCGCTGCAATAAAGAAATTGATCTCCTAG
- a CDS encoding conserved hypothetical protein (Evidence 4 : Unknown function but conserved in other organisms), which yields MPKLVFPKVSQLMAIIVICAIIIPHLDAQTPGDKCIACHEKVSPGIVGQWHLSKHSQAGVSCIDCHEAEASDPDGFMHNGQRIAIIVSPKDCAQCHEEEYFQQKGSHHAKAADILGSLDNLLGEVIGGEPAVNVGCKQCHGGVVRIDSTGHPTSDTWPNTGMGRINPDGSRGSCSACHARHEFSVKQARQPEACGKCHLGPDHPQIEVWNESKHGVLYHADRENLKLESQPWRAGQEYFVGPTCSSCHMSGSGHQATTHDVGERISWTLRPPISVKLNMVVFEDDGKEDITGDNPVLPAVGSMYKASAGQMKKVKAVLDWKDRRSRMQDVCGQCHEKSFVKGAYAQFDDMVNLYDEKFAKPAKAIIDELKAAGKISQADFDDPIEWTWYEMWHHQGRRAHHGAAMQGPDYAWWHGLYEVAKVFYMEFLPQVKEVAGEEMASKLFDKYIYTQPGHLWYRDGLGKDALGKIQKFYKERYGE from the coding sequence ATGCCAAAACTGGTATTTCCAAAAGTGTCACAATTAATGGCAATAATAGTCATTTGCGCCATAATAATTCCGCATTTGGATGCCCAGACGCCAGGGGACAAATGTATCGCCTGCCATGAAAAGGTTTCCCCCGGAATCGTCGGCCAGTGGCATCTCTCTAAACACAGTCAGGCCGGAGTTTCGTGCATAGACTGCCATGAAGCGGAAGCCTCCGACCCCGACGGCTTTATGCATAATGGCCAGCGAATTGCCATAATTGTTTCGCCAAAGGATTGCGCCCAGTGCCATGAAGAGGAATATTTTCAGCAAAAAGGGTCGCATCACGCCAAGGCTGCCGATATTTTGGGTTCTCTGGATAATCTTCTCGGAGAGGTTATTGGAGGGGAACCGGCCGTCAATGTCGGCTGCAAGCAGTGCCACGGCGGTGTCGTTCGGATCGATTCCACCGGTCATCCAACTTCGGACACATGGCCGAATACCGGGATGGGCCGAATCAATCCCGACGGATCCCGCGGATCGTGTTCGGCGTGTCATGCCCGGCATGAGTTCTCGGTCAAGCAGGCCCGACAACCGGAAGCCTGCGGGAAATGCCATCTGGGGCCGGATCATCCCCAGATCGAGGTTTGGAACGAATCAAAGCACGGGGTTCTATATCATGCGGACCGGGAAAATTTGAAATTGGAAAGCCAGCCGTGGCGAGCGGGTCAGGAATATTTTGTCGGACCGACCTGTTCGTCGTGTCATATGAGCGGATCGGGTCACCAGGCCACGACCCATGATGTCGGTGAAAGAATCTCGTGGACATTGCGGCCGCCAATATCGGTCAAACTAAACATGGTCGTATTCGAGGATGACGGCAAGGAAGATATAACAGGAGACAACCCGGTGCTTCCGGCGGTCGGGTCGATGTATAAGGCTTCCGCCGGTCAAATGAAAAAGGTCAAGGCGGTCCTGGACTGGAAAGATCGGCGATCGCGGATGCAGGATGTGTGCGGTCAGTGTCACGAGAAATCATTCGTGAAAGGGGCGTACGCACAATTCGACGATATGGTTAACTTATATGACGAGAAATTCGCCAAACCGGCCAAGGCGATTATCGATGAACTGAAGGCGGCCGGGAAAATATCGCAAGCCGATTTTGACGACCCGATCGAATGGACCTGGTATGAGATGTGGCACCATCAGGGGAGAAGGGCGCATCACGGGGCGGCGATGCAGGGACCGGATTATGCCTGGTGGCACGGTCTCTATGAAGTGGCAAAAGTCTTCTATATGGAGTTCTTGCCTCAGGTAAAAGAGGTGGCAGGCGAGGAAATGGCGTCGAAATTATTCGACAAATATATCTACACACAACCGGGGCACCTCTGGTATCGCGACGGTTTGGGAAAAGATGCTCTGGGAAAAATTCAGAAATTTTATAAGGAACGATATGGGGAATAA
- a CDS encoding Cytochrome b6-f complex iron-sulfur subunit: MDSSNQDRRGFLNWLIGGGAVAFLGSVLYPVVKYIVPPASGEANVSQVKLPFKLKELQEDDKRFRIFKFGRTLGIIVWGSDNKLHALSAICTHLDCTVQYRKDLGLIWCACHNGKYDLEGRNISGPPPRPLKQFDVHVNQTTGDIVVAEGQA; the protein is encoded by the coding sequence TTGGATAGTTCCAATCAGGATCGGCGCGGTTTTCTGAACTGGCTTATCGGGGGAGGAGCGGTTGCATTTCTCGGTTCCGTTCTGTACCCGGTAGTAAAGTACATCGTTCCGCCGGCATCGGGGGAGGCCAATGTCTCCCAGGTAAAACTTCCGTTTAAATTGAAGGAATTGCAGGAAGACGATAAGCGGTTCAGAATTTTTAAATTTGGACGTACCCTGGGAATTATAGTCTGGGGCTCGGACAATAAACTTCATGCGCTATCCGCAATTTGTACACACCTTGATTGTACAGTCCAGTACCGGAAGGACCTCGGCCTGATCTGGTGTGCCTGTCATAACGGCAAATATGATTTGGAAGGTAGAAATATATCAGGTCCGCCGCCGCGGCCATTAAAGCAGTTTGATGTCCATGTCAACCAGACCACCGGGGATATTGTCGTTGCCGAGGGACAGGCGTAA
- the petB gene encoding Cytochrome bc complex cytochrome b subunit: protein MERATSPKKFGRRIYTWVDERLKIATLVEYMSHKAVPKHRGSIWYYFGGATLFFFVVQVVTGILLLLYYRPGADSAYESVKFIISEVSFGWLIRAIHSWSANLMILAAFIHMFSVFFTHAYRNPREMTWISGVILLGLGLMFGFSGYLLPWNQLSFFATRVGTGMAGSLPIVGKFLMTVMRGGDDVTGATIGRFFGLHVAVLPGIFAVLLSVHLFFIQRQGMSEPLEWETDKTAVHKYYPFFPNFLMRELLIWLIMLNILAVLAVVFPDGIGAVHWPLGQKADPFAPPPPVIRPEWYFMFAFQGLKFMPAHLFSIEGELIGLGVMSLGGLIWLLVPFLARTKAPGEKPILISAFGWVVLIFIITMTILGYLLK, encoded by the coding sequence ATGGAAAGGGCGACTTCACCCAAGAAATTCGGCCGAAGGATTTATACCTGGGTCGATGAGCGGCTGAAGATTGCCACGCTGGTGGAATATATGTCGCACAAAGCGGTGCCCAAGCATCGCGGCTCGATCTGGTATTATTTCGGCGGGGCGACGCTATTCTTTTTCGTGGTGCAGGTGGTTACGGGAATACTTCTCTTGCTTTACTATCGGCCGGGTGCGGATTCGGCCTATGAATCGGTGAAATTTATAATTTCGGAAGTCTCCTTCGGGTGGCTGATTCGGGCGATTCATTCCTGGTCGGCAAACCTGATGATTCTGGCTGCGTTCATCCATATGTTTTCGGTATTTTTCACGCATGCCTATCGGAATCCGCGGGAGATGACCTGGATTTCGGGAGTAATATTACTGGGGTTGGGCTTGATGTTCGGGTTTTCGGGGTATCTTTTGCCCTGGAACCAGCTCTCTTTCTTTGCGACCAGGGTCGGAACCGGCATGGCCGGTTCGTTGCCGATAGTGGGGAAATTTCTGATGACGGTGATGCGCGGCGGCGATGATGTCACGGGGGCGACAATTGGACGATTTTTCGGTTTACACGTAGCGGTCCTGCCGGGCATTTTCGCGGTCCTGCTTTCTGTTCATCTCTTTTTCATACAGAGACAGGGGATGTCAGAGCCGCTGGAGTGGGAAACCGACAAGACGGCCGTTCACAAATACTATCCGTTTTTCCCCAATTTCCTGATGCGGGAACTTCTGATCTGGTTGATTATGCTCAATATCCTGGCGGTCCTGGCCGTAGTTTTTCCCGACGGTATCGGAGCGGTCCATTGGCCCCTGGGGCAGAAGGCCGACCCCTTTGCGCCGCCGCCGCCGGTAATTCGGCCGGAGTGGTATTTCATGTTTGCCTTTCAGGGACTGAAATTCATGCCGGCGCATCTTTTCTCAATCGAAGGGGAATTGATCGGGTTGGGGGTAATGTCTCTGGGCGGATTAATCTGGCTTCTGGTCCCGTTTCTTGCGCGAACCAAGGCCCCCGGAGAGAAACCGATTCTGATCAGCGCCTTCGGCTGGGTGGTTTTGATATTTATCATTACGATGACTATTTTGGGATATTTGCTGAAATGA
- a CDS encoding 9 hemes c containing cytochrome, whose protein sequence is MNTRVRNTSQLWVGVALIAAVLLVPSIGRGDGCYDCHSTWEEGNQAPSKLIHLDVHYKAGLGCSDCHGGDPNADDMDVVRKSKGFKGVPKPAEIPQFCASCHSDPVYMMKHNPSLPTDQLEKYKTSVHGKRLLEKGDTKVANCVSCHSVHNIETPLTPTSTVNIQNVPKTCAKCHADSTYMKGYGIPTNQYNDYVKSVHGVALLVNKDNGAPACNSCHGNHGATPPGVTTLAAVCGTCHALVADNFDKSPHKKAFDEAGFPECETCHSNHYVQKPQLYWVGITDSSLCIRCHAANDGTRGFAVADSVHLALSRLTDAYDRAAKEIDRADQKGMMVTDDRFALNDVKQSIIQGTNEVHLFDASVVEKTSAEAVKAADKVYESGQKKIANYYFRRKGLGIATLLITILVIALFFKMRSLDKN, encoded by the coding sequence ATGAACACAAGAGTACGAAATACGAGTCAATTATGGGTTGGAGTGGCCCTAATCGCGGCGGTGCTGCTGGTGCCGTCAATCGGCCGGGGAGACGGCTGTTATGATTGCCATTCGACATGGGAGGAAGGGAATCAGGCGCCGTCGAAATTGATTCATCTGGATGTTCATTACAAGGCCGGACTGGGATGCTCCGATTGCCACGGCGGCGATCCGAATGCCGATGATATGGATGTCGTGAGAAAGAGCAAAGGATTCAAAGGGGTGCCGAAACCGGCCGAGATTCCGCAATTCTGCGCCTCTTGCCACAGTGACCCGGTTTACATGATGAAGCATAATCCTTCATTGCCGACCGATCAATTGGAAAAATATAAAACCTCGGTTCATGGTAAACGGCTTTTGGAAAAAGGGGACACCAAGGTGGCCAATTGCGTTTCCTGCCATTCGGTGCATAATATAGAAACGCCCCTGACGCCGACATCGACGGTCAATATTCAAAATGTTCCCAAGACCTGCGCCAAGTGCCATGCCGACTCGACCTATATGAAAGGGTACGGCATTCCCACAAATCAGTACAACGACTATGTCAAATCGGTTCATGGAGTGGCCTTGCTGGTCAATAAGGACAATGGCGCTCCGGCCTGCAACAGCTGTCATGGGAATCATGGGGCTACCCCGCCCGGGGTTACGACACTGGCGGCCGTCTGCGGAACCTGTCATGCCCTGGTGGCGGATAATTTCGACAAATCCCCTCACAAGAAAGCTTTCGATGAAGCGGGGTTTCCCGAGTGCGAAACCTGTCACTCCAATCATTATGTCCAGAAACCCCAGTTGTATTGGGTCGGGATCACGGATTCATCCCTTTGTATAAGGTGCCACGCCGCCAATGACGGAACCCGGGGATTTGCAGTCGCCGATTCGGTTCATCTGGCCCTGAGCCGCCTGACTGATGCTTATGACAGGGCGGCCAAAGAAATCGATAGGGCGGATCAGAAGGGAATGATGGTAACCGATGACCGGTTTGCGCTGAATGATGTCAAGCAAAGCATAATTCAGGGAACCAACGAAGTTCATTTATTTGACGCCTCGGTGGTGGAAAAGACATCAGCCGAAGCAGTTAAGGCGGCGGACAAGGTCTATGAATCGGGGCAGAAAAAGATCGCCAATTACTATTTCCGCCGGAAGGGATTGGGAATAGCCACTCTCCTGATAACAATTCTGGTTATCGCCTTATTTTTCAAGATGAGATCTCTTGATAAGAACTAA
- a CDS encoding Cytochrome c family protein, whose product MRELKFPRLVYNWISTAGVIISVISGSLVLLLMGISLFTRDSNPYFGVFMYMILPPFVLAGLALIPIGMYRTWKKWRREGIESYPKWPYIDLNKRSHRNATAIFFFGTIVFLAFGAVGSYEAFHYSESVNFCGKTCHTVMKPEFTAYQNSPHARVACVACHVGPGAGWYAKSKLAGAYQVYAVVADKYPRPIPTPIKNLRPAQETCEQCHWPDKFFGGQQKVFDNYMYDSTNYSWPINLLIKTGGGDPRTGQTAGIHWHMNIAVKVEYIARDEQRQDIPWVKITERKTGRSVVYQSKENPLSQEEISKAVPRVMDCMDCHNRPSHIYNSPDYAINMAIATGKIKSSLPYIKRIAVAAMSAQYDNDSTAREGIANYIIDFYHDSLSGVYDSRQGDVDAAVAAVQYTYSQNIFPEMKVRWTEYENNLGHFISKGCMRCHAGDHVSSDGEVITRECTACHTILSQGSGGRAQMASDQNGLEFVHPEESIGEAWKEMGCYDCHTGVQP is encoded by the coding sequence ATGAGAGAATTGAAATTTCCACGCCTGGTTTATAACTGGATCAGTACGGCCGGCGTCATAATCTCAGTCATTTCGGGATCTCTGGTTTTGCTACTGATGGGGATCTCGCTTTTCACACGGGATTCCAATCCCTACTTCGGCGTCTTCATGTACATGATTTTGCCGCCGTTTGTCCTGGCCGGACTGGCTTTGATCCCGATCGGAATGTATCGAACGTGGAAGAAATGGCGCCGGGAGGGGATCGAATCATACCCCAAATGGCCCTATATAGACCTGAATAAGCGCAGCCATCGCAACGCCACCGCCATCTTTTTTTTCGGGACGATTGTCTTCCTGGCGTTCGGGGCGGTCGGCAGCTATGAAGCATTTCATTACAGCGAGTCGGTCAATTTCTGCGGCAAGACCTGTCATACGGTGATGAAGCCGGAGTTTACGGCCTATCAGAATTCCCCCCATGCCCGGGTGGCATGTGTGGCATGTCATGTGGGGCCGGGGGCGGGATGGTACGCCAAATCGAAACTTGCGGGGGCCTACCAGGTTTACGCGGTGGTGGCCGATAAATACCCGCGGCCGATTCCGACGCCGATTAAGAATCTGCGTCCGGCGCAGGAGACCTGCGAACAGTGCCACTGGCCGGACAAGTTTTTCGGCGGCCAGCAGAAAGTATTCGATAATTATATGTATGACAGCACTAATTATTCCTGGCCGATAAACCTCTTGATTAAAACAGGCGGAGGGGATCCCCGGACCGGTCAGACGGCGGGTATTCACTGGCACATGAATATTGCGGTTAAAGTCGAATATATTGCCCGAGATGAGCAGCGCCAGGATATTCCCTGGGTCAAAATAACGGAAAGGAAGACAGGGCGGTCGGTGGTTTATCAAAGCAAAGAAAATCCATTGTCGCAAGAAGAGATAAGTAAGGCGGTGCCTCGGGTCATGGATTGCATGGATTGCCATAATCGGCCCAGCCATATTTATAACTCGCCCGATTATGCGATAAATATGGCCATTGCTACCGGCAAGATTAAGAGCAGTTTGCCTTACATTAAGCGAATAGCAGTAGCGGCGATGAGCGCCCAGTATGACAACGACAGCACGGCCCGTGAAGGAATCGCCAATTATATAATTGACTTTTATCATGACAGCCTGTCGGGTGTTTATGACAGCCGCCAGGGGGATGTCGACGCGGCGGTGGCGGCGGTTCAATATACGTACAGTCAGAATATTTTTCCGGAGATGAAAGTCCGTTGGACGGAATATGAAAATAATCTGGGGCACTTCATTTCCAAAGGATGTATGCGGTGCCACGCCGGGGATCATGTCAGTTCCGACGGGGAAGTAATCACCCGCGAGTGTACTGCCTGTCACACGATCTTGTCGCAGGGGAGCGGCGGCAGGGCGCAAATGGCCTCTGATCAAAATGGTTTGGAATTTGTCCACCCCGAGGAATCGATCGGCGAAGCTTGGAAAGAGATGGGATGCTATGATTGCCATACAGGGGTTCAGCCCTAG
- a CDS encoding putative YVTN beta-propeller repeat-containing protein (Evidence 3 : Putative function from multiple computational evidences), translated as MKKFVITFTIVAVLAIFMAPAFAQEKAAEPAPAKHTYVGASKCMMCHKKDNVYPTWLESKHAKAWDSLKPEEQKDEKCVACHSTGKNAAGEMLTGVQCEACHGPGSDYMKMSVMKDKKLALEAGLIMPDEKVCKKCHENVPAQFASKEPFDFAKMKLKVHAMAAKEEAPAEKK; from the coding sequence ATGAAGAAGTTTGTGATTACTTTCACAATCGTTGCCGTTCTGGCAATCTTCATGGCCCCCGCCTTCGCCCAGGAAAAGGCCGCCGAACCTGCCCCCGCCAAACATACCTACGTTGGCGCCAGCAAGTGCATGATGTGCCACAAGAAGGACAACGTTTACCCCACCTGGCTGGAATCCAAACATGCCAAGGCCTGGGATAGTTTGAAACCGGAAGAGCAGAAAGACGAAAAGTGCGTCGCTTGCCATTCCACCGGCAAGAATGCCGCCGGCGAAATGCTGACCGGCGTTCAGTGCGAAGCTTGCCACGGTCCGGGTTCCGACTATATGAAAATGTCGGTCATGAAAGATAAGAAGTTGGCTCTCGAGGCTGGCTTGATTATGCCCGACGAGAAGGTCTGCAAAAAGTGCCACGAAAATGTTCCGGCGCAGTTTGCCTCCAAAGAGCCCTTTGATTTCGCCAAGATGAAACTCAAAGTACATGCTATGGCCGCCAAGGAAGAAGCTCCGGCCGAGAAGAAGTAA
- a CDS encoding conserved exported hypothetical protein (Evidence 4 : Unknown function but conserved in other organisms), giving the protein MKFLRLLGPIAFLAVLLLATGCERKVVYESKESSVLTSCFTCHGDSDSRLIQAEGEYANSVHASGTTVDYANRAGCGRCHSDNGFLDYLATGSDDAPYDHPAAIHCFTCHAPHTSGNLNLRTTAAVTLANGVSFDHGEGNLCANCHQARMGANAIASDDYQITSNRWGPHHSMQADILNGTNCYEIEGYTYNKSPHATQVTNACIGCHMANPQVHDGYMVGGHSWNMVDEESGSDLSSVCTTCHTTAESFDYDSIQTDVVAMMDTLRTQLIDFGVLTFTQGSYLPNVPSGDTLTIADKNVAGCLFDYLMIEGDRSEGVHNPAYVRSVLGNSIDYMNGVLVGKRRYGPIASH; this is encoded by the coding sequence ATGAAATTCTTACGTCTTTTGGGGCCAATCGCATTCTTGGCAGTACTTCTGCTGGCTACCGGCTGCGAGCGCAAGGTTGTTTATGAAAGCAAGGAATCGAGCGTTCTGACCAGTTGTTTCACTTGCCATGGTGACTCCGACAGCCGTCTCATTCAGGCGGAAGGCGAATACGCCAATTCCGTTCACGCCTCGGGCACGACAGTTGATTATGCCAACCGTGCGGGGTGCGGACGCTGCCATAGCGACAACGGCTTCCTTGATTATCTCGCCACCGGATCCGACGATGCGCCCTATGATCATCCCGCCGCCATCCATTGCTTCACTTGCCATGCGCCTCATACCTCCGGCAACCTGAACTTGAGAACTACGGCCGCCGTAACTTTGGCCAATGGCGTTTCCTTTGACCACGGCGAAGGTAATCTTTGCGCCAATTGCCACCAGGCCCGGATGGGTGCGAATGCCATCGCCAGCGATGACTATCAAATAACCTCAAATCGCTGGGGACCGCATCACAGCATGCAGGCCGATATTCTCAATGGCACTAATTGCTATGAAATTGAGGGTTACACTTATAATAAATCACCTCATGCCACCCAGGTGACCAATGCCTGCATCGGCTGCCATATGGCGAATCCCCAGGTTCATGACGGCTATATGGTGGGCGGTCATAGTTGGAATATGGTTGATGAAGAGTCCGGCAGCGATCTTTCAAGTGTCTGTACGACTTGCCACACTACAGCCGAGAGCTTCGATTATGACAGCATCCAGACCGATGTCGTTGCCATGATGGACACTCTGCGCACCCAATTGATTGATTTCGGCGTCCTGACCTTCACCCAGGGCTCTTATTTGCCGAATGTCCCTTCCGGCGATACCCTGACCATTGCCGATAAAAATGTCGCCGGCTGCCTGTTTGACTACCTAATGATTGAAGGCGACCGTTCCGAGGGCGTCCATAATCCGGCCTATGTCAGAAGCGTCTTAGGCAACTCAATTGATTATATGAATGGCGTTCTGGTCGGCAAACGCCGCTATGGCCCGATCGCATCTCACTAA
- a CDS encoding exported hypothetical protein (Evidence 5 : Unknown function) encodes MKITKLILVTLSFTLLLGSLVAAENAGNGNVRIGYTIIDEKGNQAINQPTFNDYEGLGLSFEKFYYNFQNGMRLNADLKNITLNNRNMILGFGKPGLFGLSLSNNQYRRIYGAEGGSFTRRSQTGTSLWYYPSKYLKLFGGGSFINLHGSTTALFYPDLPGAETKMDYRQNCYNAGFRFNEHGRMFQAEYRTADYKDKLDPARDQSRYNIRLNALLPFPKYEWVTLSGGFRHFETKYKTTDFKYSTNTVWGGALLNMTKNLALNYHFIFDRTSSDSDLIATDNLAHAVYLMLTQPGEGGITLGYQNDVNDDFANEVRANSFYAAGWYKPGAKWEFRGEFGSRAEDVKDGVRMLGNEDHTRYRLVLNYRENKTGSLELKYEGKQRKNDDIGSKVDFNRLGADGTLIMKKWADLSGGYSYSTGKYENVTQTFEFRDHILYGALSLHEYHDMTAACEATYYRSQRDLDVESYNIRVILGYRFAKNHHLEVVYNLHNFDDYLLLDNYYTANIVEINLIKELSF; translated from the coding sequence ATGAAAATAACTAAATTAATCCTCGTCACCCTGTCCTTCACCCTCCTTCTGGGGAGTTTGGTGGCGGCCGAAAATGCCGGCAATGGGAATGTCCGGATCGGATATACTATAATCGACGAAAAGGGCAATCAGGCCATCAATCAGCCGACTTTCAACGACTACGAAGGACTCGGCCTCTCATTCGAGAAATTTTATTATAATTTTCAAAACGGCATGCGGTTGAATGCCGACCTGAAAAATATCACTCTTAATAACCGCAACATGATTCTCGGCTTCGGGAAACCGGGGCTCTTTGGTCTTTCTCTCAGCAATAATCAGTATCGCCGCATTTACGGCGCCGAAGGCGGGAGTTTCACCCGCCGCAGTCAAACCGGAACTTCGCTGTGGTACTACCCCTCCAAATACCTGAAATTATTCGGCGGCGGGAGTTTTATCAATCTTCACGGCTCGACCACGGCCCTCTTTTATCCCGATCTACCCGGCGCCGAAACAAAGATGGATTATCGCCAGAATTGCTATAATGCCGGTTTCCGCTTTAACGAGCATGGTCGGATGTTTCAGGCCGAGTATCGCACCGCCGACTATAAGGATAAACTCGATCCGGCCCGCGACCAGAGCCGCTACAATATCCGCCTCAATGCTCTTCTCCCGTTTCCCAAATATGAATGGGTAACATTATCCGGCGGATTCCGCCATTTCGAAACCAAGTATAAAACGACCGATTTCAAGTACAGTACCAATACCGTCTGGGGTGGGGCTCTGCTAAATATGACGAAAAATCTCGCCCTCAATTATCATTTCATCTTTGATCGCACCAGTTCCGACAGCGATCTCATCGCCACCGACAATCTGGCACACGCGGTGTATCTCATGCTTACTCAGCCGGGTGAAGGCGGCATCACTCTGGGGTACCAGAACGATGTCAACGATGATTTCGCCAATGAGGTCCGCGCCAATTCTTTCTACGCCGCCGGCTGGTACAAACCGGGTGCTAAATGGGAGTTCCGCGGCGAATTCGGTTCTCGCGCCGAAGATGTCAAGGATGGCGTGCGCATGTTGGGAAATGAGGACCACACCCGTTATCGCCTGGTTCTTAATTACCGCGAAAACAAAACCGGCTCCCTGGAACTCAAATACGAAGGCAAACAGCGCAAAAATGACGATATCGGGAGTAAAGTCGACTTCAACCGTCTGGGCGCCGATGGCACTTTAATCATGAAAAAATGGGCCGATCTATCCGGCGGTTATTCTTATTCCACGGGCAAATATGAAAATGTGACTCAAACTTTCGAGTTCCGCGATCATATTCTCTACGGCGCCCTGTCTCTTCATGAGTATCATGATATGACCGCCGCTTGTGAGGCCACATATTACCGCAGTCAACGGGATCTTGATGTTGAAAGCTATAATATCCGTGTAATCCTTGGCTACCGCTTTGCAAAAAATCACCATTTGGAAGTCGTGTATAATCTGCATAATTTCGACGACTATCTCCTCCTGGATAATTACTACACGGCCAATATCGTAGAAATCAATTTAATTAAGGAACTGTCCTTCTAA
- a CDS encoding putative Decaheme c-type cytochrome, DmsE family (Evidence 3 : Putative function from multiple computational evidences): MIRKRRFPKLPFKAIMVMIFSLLLVPIVSAQYYSNQDLVKKSADCLTCHDDKGASLKGTPHQMMSDISPKSSIGVGCIGCHDGWEKHLDNPSAETITNIGALTPDKQAELCRRCHVAVHQAGMASADPHLRAGLGCFDCHSIHGNHNPGLVKDGDENFCATCHANVAREFKQRSAHPLNSGNIRCTDCHKMSDLKDPSLAVGMDWPCQNCHGDKAGPFIYEHPVVYKHAVNGGGCTECHNPHGSPNDRLLAQPDNGTCLQCHGIPPLHRTMHSGLGSRFACVFCHSDIHGSNTNKDFLDPDLGVKLFPNCFQAGCHATELDN, translated from the coding sequence ATGATAAGAAAGAGAAGATTTCCAAAACTGCCGTTTAAGGCGATAATGGTCATGATTTTCTCTCTGCTCCTGGTTCCCATCGTTTCCGCTCAATACTACAGCAACCAGGATCTGGTGAAAAAATCGGCCGATTGCCTTACTTGTCATGATGACAAAGGCGCCTCCTTAAAAGGCACCCCCCATCAAATGATGTCCGATATCTCGCCCAAATCATCAATTGGCGTTGGCTGTATCGGGTGCCATGACGGATGGGAGAAGCATCTTGACAATCCTTCCGCCGAAACCATAACCAATATCGGCGCGCTTACGCCCGATAAGCAGGCGGAATTGTGCCGCCGCTGTCATGTTGCCGTCCATCAGGCCGGGATGGCGTCCGCCGATCCGCATCTCAGGGCCGGTCTGGGCTGTTTTGACTGCCACTCCATTCATGGCAACCATAATCCGGGATTGGTCAAAGACGGTGATGAAAATTTCTGCGCCACCTGCCACGCTAACGTCGCCAGGGAGTTCAAGCAGCGTTCGGCTCACCCCTTGAATTCCGGCAATATCCGCTGTACCGATTGTCACAAGATGTCCGATTTGAAAGATCCTTCCCTCGCTGTCGGCATGGACTGGCCCTGCCAGAATTGCCACGGCGACAAGGCCGGGCCGTTTATCTACGAACATCCCGTGGTATATAAACATGCCGTCAACGGCGGCGGATGCACCGAGTGCCATAATCCGCATGGTTCGCCCAATGATCGGCTCCTGGCTCAGCCGGATAATGGAACCTGTTTGCAGTGCCACGGCATTCCCCCTCTGCACCGCACTATGCACAGCGGGCTGGGGAGCCGCTTTGCCTGTGTTTTCTGTCATAGCGATATTCACGGCTCTAATACCAACAAAGACTTCCTCGATCCGGATCTTGGCGTCAAACTCTTTCCCAATTGCTTCCAGGCCGGATGTCACGCAACCGAACTGGACAATTGA